The Thermodesulfobacteriota bacterium genome segment TACGCGAACGTGACGATAAAGTCGACGATAAGCAGGGACGCCCTCGCCGTGCCCACCGAGGCGGTCATAAGGTCCGGCGAGAGGAACGTCGTGATCGTGGCGCGCGGCGGGGGGAAGTTCACACCTGTCACGGTAACCCTCGGCGCTTCGGCCGAAGACCACTACGAAGTGCTAAAGGGCCTTAAGGAGGGAGATATTGTGGTCACCTCGGCCCAGTTCCTCATAGACTCGGAGTCGAGGCTCAAGGAGGCCGCCCGGAAGATGCTCGAGATAAAGAAGGGCAAGGCCGTGGAGAAGGAAAGCATGGAGGGGATGAAGGAAACGCAGAAGATGGACCGCCCCGCCATGGAACATAAAGATATGCCGGGGATGGGAGGAAAGAAGGGTATGGAAGGGATGGGGGGGATGGAGGGGATGGAGTCCATGGACGACCCCGGGATGAAAGAAATGGACCACGACAAGATGGAGCACAACCACTAAGAGCCGTGATGCGTAAGAAAACCCGTGATGCGTGTGCGTTATGCGTGATGCGGAAAAACTTAAGACAAAGACAAGATGATAAGAAAAATAATAGAGCTCTCCATAAATAACCGCTTCCTCGTAATACTCTTCACGCTCTTCATCGTCGCCTGGGGAGTAGTAGTGCTCCAGAAAACCCCGCTCGACGCCATACCCGACCTCTCCGACGTACAGGTGATAATCTATACCGAGTATCCGGGCCAGGCCCCGCAGGTGGTCGAAGACCAGGTGACATACCCGCTCACCACGGCCATGCTCTCGGTCCCTTACGCCAAAGTGGTAAGGGGCTATTCGTTCTTCGGCACTTCGTTCGTCTACATAATCTTCGAGGACGGGACCGACATGTACTGGGCGCGGAGCCGGGTGCTCGAGTACCTGAACTTCGTCTCCGGCCGCCTCCCCGGGGGCGTTACCCCCTCGCTCGGGCCGGACGCCACCGGTGTCGGCTGGGTCTACGAGTACGCGCTGGTCGACCGTACCGGCGCCCACGACCTCGCCGATCTCCGGAGCATACAGGACTGGTACCTCCGCTACGAGCTCCAGACCGTACCGGGCGTAAGTGAGGTGGCGAGCATCGGCGGCTTCGTAAAGCAGTATCAAGTCGAGGTGGACCCCACGAAACTCATCGCCTACAACATACCGCTCGGCAAGATAAAGCACGCCATAATGCGAAGCAACAACGACGTCGGCGGGAAGCTCGTCGAGATGGCCGAGACCGAGTTCATGGTGCGCGGCCTGGGTTATATAAAGAACATCGAGGATATTAAAAATATCGCCGTCGGCGTCGGCCCCGGCGGCACCCCCATAACGATAAGGGAGATAGCCGATGTGCACATCGGGCCCGAACTCCGCAGAGGCATAGTCGAGCTCGACGGAGAGGGAGAGGTCGCCGGCGGGGTGGTCATCATGCGCTACGGCGAGAACGCCCTTACCGTCATAGAGAACGTAAAGAAGAAGCTCGAAACGCTCAAACGGGGGCTCCCGGAAGGTGTCGAGATAGTCCCTGCCTACGACCGGTCCATATTGATACACAGGGCCGTGGACACATTGACGGAAAAACTCCTCGAAGAGAGCCTCGTGGTGGCGCTCATATGCGTCCTCTTCCTCCTGCACTTGAGGAGCGCGTTCGTTGCCATAGTCACCCTGCCCATAGGCATACTTATCTCCTTTATCGTCATGTACTACCAGGGCATAAACGCCAACATAATGAGCCTCGGGGGGATAGCCATAGCCATAGGCGCCATGATAGTGGGCGCCATAGTGATGATAGAGAACGCCCACAAGCACATAGAGCTCGCGAGGGCGGAGGGGAAAGGGGGAAAAGAGGAGAAAGACCACTGGCGGATCGTCATGGACTCGGCCAAGGAGGTGGGGCCCGCGATCTTCTTCTCGCTCCTTATAATAACGCTCTCCTTCATGCCGGTCTTCACCCTCGAAGCGCAGGAGGGGCGGCTCTTCAGCCCGCTCGCCTTCACCAAGACCTACGCCATGGCGGCCTCGGCACTCCTCTCGATAACCCTCGTGCCAGTACTCATGGGATACCTCGTAAGGGGCAGGATACTGTCCGAGACCAAAAACCCCGTTAACCGCTTCTTCCTCTTCATATACAGGCCCGTGGTATCCACGGCCTTGAGGTTCAAAAAGAGTTTGATACTCCTCTGCGTACTGGCGCTTGCCCTGACCGCAGTCCCGTTAAAGAAACTCGGGAGCGAGTTCATGCCGCCGCTGAACGAAGGCGACATACTCTACATGCCCACCACGCTCCCCGGAATATCCATAACAAAGGCCAAAGAACTCCTCCAGCAAACGGATAAGATATTAAAAACCTTCCCCGAGGTGGAGCGCGTCTTCGGCAAGATAGGGCGGGCCGAGACCGCCACGGACCCGGCCCCTCTCGCCATGATAGAGACCACCGTGACCTTGAAGCCCGAGGAGGAGTGGAGGGAAGGGATGACGATAGACGGGCTCATAGAAGAGATGGACAGGGCGATCAGGTTCCCCGGCCTTACGAACACATGGACCATGCCCATAAAAAACAGGGTTGACATGCTCTCAACGGGCATAAAGACCCCGGTGGGGATAAAGGTAGCGGGAGACGACCTCCCGACGCTCGAGAGGCTCGGCATCGAAATAGAGGCCGTGGTGAGGGACATACCGGGCACCCGGTCGGTCTACTCCGAGCGGGTCGTCGGGGGGAACTACCTCGACTATGAGATAAACAGGCGCGAGGCCGCCAGGTACGGCCTTACCGTCGGCGACGTGCAGGACATCATAAAGTCCGCCATCGGCGGAATGAACGTCACCACGACCGTCGAGGGGCTCGAGCGCTACCCGGTGAACCTCCGCTACGGCAGGGAGCTGAGGGACGACATAACCAAGCTCAGGCGAATACTCGTCCCCACGCCGCGCGGGGAACAGATACCCATAGCCCAGGTGGCGGACATAAAGATAAGGAAGGGACCGCCGGGCATAAAGAGCGAGAACGCGCGGCTAAACGCCTGGGTCTTTATCGACATACAGGACGTGGACATCGGGACCTACGTAAAGAGAGCAAAAAAGGTCGTATCGGAAAAGATAAAAATCCCAGCGGGCTATTCCCTTCTCTGGAGCGGACAGTACGAGTACATGGAGCGGGCCAAGGAGAAGTTGAAGCTCGTGGCGCCGCTCACACTCGTCATAATATTCCTGCTCCTCTACTTCAACTTCTCAAACGTTGCCGAAAGCCTTATAGTGATGCTCTCGCTCCCCTTCTCTCTGGTCGGAGGGGTCTGGCTCATGTACCTGCTCGACTACAACCTGAGCGTCGCCGTAGGGGTGGGCTTCATAGCGCTCGCCGGGGTGTCCGTGGAACTCGGGGTCATCATGCTCGTCTACCTCGACCTGGCGTGCGAGAAGCGTAGGAGTGAGGGGAAGCTTGAAAACACGGCCGACCTGCACGAAGCGGTCGTCGAGGGGGCGGCCACGCGCATAAGGCCCATCATGATGACCATGGCCGCCACCATAGGAGGGCTCCTGCCGATTATGTGGGGCGCGGGAGCGGGGAGCCAGGTCATGAAGAGGATAGCCGCGCCAATGGTCGGGGGCATGGTCTCGGCCACCATACTCACCCTCATCGTGATACCCGTGATATACGCGCTCTGGAAAGGCTTAAGCGTGGGCAAGGCGAACAAAGAGGATGGAGAAGAAACATGAAGGAGATAAAGGCCTATATACGACAGATCAAGGCCGAAGAGGTTATACACGCCCTCGAAGAGGCCGGGGTTCCGGGACTTGCCATTATAGAGGTGAAGGCAATCGGGAAAGAGGTGGAGGGGGAAAAGACAAGATTTTCCATCGATTACGCCGAGAAGGTCTGCTCAACCGTAAAGATAGAGGTCGTATGCAGGGACGAGGACAGTGAGAGGCTCGCGAGTATTATAAGTAAAGCGGCGCATACGGGCCAGCGCGGCGACGGGATGATATTCGTCTCAGACGTGGCGGAGGCGGTTAAGATACGGACGGGTGAGTCAGGCGAAAGTGCGTTGCTCCCGACCGATAAAAAAGAAGGATAGGGTCCTTCAGTGAAGGAAAAGATAGTATGATCGAGATTGCCGGCGCAGGGCCTGCCGGTCTCGTCGCCGCCATAACCCTCGCGAGAGCGGGCTTAGAGGTGACCGTCTACGAGGAAAAGCCCGATGTCGGGCACAGGTTTCACGGTGACTTCCAGGGGCTTGAGAACTGGAGCTCTGCTGAGGACGTAACGTGCCTGCTTGACAAGCTGGGAATATCCAATAAACTCTATAGAGAGTTTATCTGCCAGCCGTATGACGAGCTCACCGTATATGATGCCAATCTGAACAAAACCGTCGTGAGCGGGGAGAGGCCGCTCTTCCATCTCGTCGAGAGGGGCGGCACCGTGGGCTGCTTCGACAGGGGACTCCTCGATATAGCGAAGGAGGCCGGGGCTCGGGTCCTCTTCAATACGAGGGCCGGTAAGCTCGAAAAGGGCGGTATCGTGGGCATCGGGCCGAGGGCCGCGGATGTGATAGCGAAGGGGGTTCTTTTCAAGACAACCATGGAAGATACGGCCGCGGCCATACTCGACGACAGACTCGCCCCGAAAGGGTATGCCTACCTCCTGATACATAAAGGAAGGGGTACCATAGCGACATGCATGTTCAGGGAGTTCAAAAGGGAGAGAGAATGCTTTGAAAGGACCGTCGAGGCCTTCTCGAAGGTCTTCCCTTCCCTCGACATGGCAGATGAGAGGGAGTTCGGGGGATACGGCAATTTTTTCTTCGGTAAACCCGTCTATGAAAACGGGAGGTATTATGTGGGTGAGTCGGCGGGTCTCCAGGACTGTCTTTTTGGCTTCGGGATGAGGTATGCGATGGTCTCGGGCTACCTCGCGGCGGTGAGCATCATCAGCGGGGAGGATTATAAGACGTTATTGAAAAGGGAGTTGCTGCCCTTGCAACGGGCATCTCTTGTAAACCGTTTCTTCTTTGAGAGGCTCGGCAACAGAGGTTACGTCGGTTTTATAAACTGGATTTCCAGGGGCAACGCCATGGAAAACATAAGAAGATTCTACAACCCGTCTCTTTTGAAGTCACTCGTCTACCCTGTAGCGGGTTGGAGATTTAAGAGCAGGCTCGTTGATAAGGGCTGCCACGGCGCGGATTGCACATGCGTCTGGTGCAGGTGCGGAAAAGAGGAAAAAAAGGTCTGTTAGCCGAAAAAACATACGAAAGGGGGTGTTGAGCATGAAGAGACGTTTTATGGTGCCGAGGGTGGCACACTGCGGCGAAGGGCACGGTAGCCGGTCCCGGGTATGACCTTAAACTGCCCACCAGCTTATAGTGCCTCCAGCCTGGTGCTGCCGCACGGTTAACGTCATAAGCGGCCCAATACAGCATTGGTATCTCATACCCCGAACGGTCGTCCTGAAAATTCTTCACCCCCTCCACTTGACAACATCGAATACCGGGTCAAGACTCTTACTATAAGCAAGGAGGAGGTGATAGTCATGAAAGCGAAGGTATTAGCAGTCGCGGTCCTTTTCGCGTTAGCCGTCCCGGCAACAGCGGTGGCCGCCATGGAGGGGAGGGGCATGATGGAAGGGGCCAAGTCCGTGGAATGCCGCCAGATGGTGCACGATATGGCGGGGATGCTGAAGGAAACGATGGGCATCCTTGAAGGCATCTCCCACATGCCGGGTGCAGCCGAGAAAGAGAGGCTCAGCGAGATGATG includes the following:
- a CDS encoding efflux RND transporter permease subunit; protein product: MIRKIIELSINNRFLVILFTLFIVAWGVVVLQKTPLDAIPDLSDVQVIIYTEYPGQAPQVVEDQVTYPLTTAMLSVPYAKVVRGYSFFGTSFVYIIFEDGTDMYWARSRVLEYLNFVSGRLPGGVTPSLGPDATGVGWVYEYALVDRTGAHDLADLRSIQDWYLRYELQTVPGVSEVASIGGFVKQYQVEVDPTKLIAYNIPLGKIKHAIMRSNNDVGGKLVEMAETEFMVRGLGYIKNIEDIKNIAVGVGPGGTPITIREIADVHIGPELRRGIVELDGEGEVAGGVVIMRYGENALTVIENVKKKLETLKRGLPEGVEIVPAYDRSILIHRAVDTLTEKLLEESLVVALICVLFLLHLRSAFVAIVTLPIGILISFIVMYYQGINANIMSLGGIAIAIGAMIVGAIVMIENAHKHIELARAEGKGGKEEKDHWRIVMDSAKEVGPAIFFSLLIITLSFMPVFTLEAQEGRLFSPLAFTKTYAMAASALLSITLVPVLMGYLVRGRILSETKNPVNRFFLFIYRPVVSTALRFKKSLILLCVLALALTAVPLKKLGSEFMPPLNEGDILYMPTTLPGISITKAKELLQQTDKILKTFPEVERVFGKIGRAETATDPAPLAMIETTVTLKPEEEWREGMTIDGLIEEMDRAIRFPGLTNTWTMPIKNRVDMLSTGIKTPVGIKVAGDDLPTLERLGIEIEAVVRDIPGTRSVYSERVVGGNYLDYEINRREAARYGLTVGDVQDIIKSAIGGMNVTTTVEGLERYPVNLRYGRELRDDITKLRRILVPTPRGEQIPIAQVADIKIRKGPPGIKSENARLNAWVFIDIQDVDIGTYVKRAKKVVSEKIKIPAGYSLLWSGQYEYMERAKEKLKLVAPLTLVIIFLLLYFNFSNVAESLIVMLSLPFSLVGGVWLMYLLDYNLSVAVGVGFIALAGVSVELGVIMLVYLDLACEKRRSEGKLENTADLHEAVVEGAATRIRPIMMTMAATIGGLLPIMWGAGAGSQVMKRIAAPMVGGMVSATILTLIVIPVIYALWKGLSVGKANKEDGEET
- a CDS encoding NAD(P)/FAD-dependent oxidoreductase, giving the protein MIEIAGAGPAGLVAAITLARAGLEVTVYEEKPDVGHRFHGDFQGLENWSSAEDVTCLLDKLGISNKLYREFICQPYDELTVYDANLNKTVVSGERPLFHLVERGGTVGCFDRGLLDIAKEAGARVLFNTRAGKLEKGGIVGIGPRAADVIAKGVLFKTTMEDTAAAILDDRLAPKGYAYLLIHKGRGTIATCMFREFKRERECFERTVEAFSKVFPSLDMADEREFGGYGNFFFGKPVYENGRYYVGESAGLQDCLFGFGMRYAMVSGYLAAVSIISGEDYKTLLKRELLPLQRASLVNRFFFERLGNRGYVGFINWISRGNAMENIRRFYNPSLLKSLVYPVAGWRFKSRLVDKGCHGADCTCVWCRCGKEEKKVC
- a CDS encoding P-II family nitrogen regulator, which codes for MKEIKAYIRQIKAEEVIHALEEAGVPGLAIIEVKAIGKEVEGEKTRFSIDYAEKVCSTVKIEVVCRDEDSERLASIISKAAHTGQRGDGMIFVSDVAEAVKIRTGESGESALLPTDKKEG